In Polyangiaceae bacterium, the genomic window CGTGGAGCTCGCGACCAAGGACAAACGCAAGGCCGCCGAGACGGTGCTGAAGAAGCTGGAGAAAGAGGAGCCGAAGAAGCCCTGAGCTACTGGATCACGACCTTGCTCTTGTACATGCCCATCCCGCACTCGAAGCCGAGGGTCTTGGCCTCCTTGGTGTCGATGGCGATCTCGACGGGCTGATTCACCGGCAGATCCTTGGTGATCTTGAGGTCGGGGAACACGACCTTGTCCGCACAGGTGTCCTCCGTGGTGCGCTTGAAGCGCAGCGTCGCGCTCTCGCCCTTCTTCAGCGTGATGTTGCTCGGCGTGAAGCCGTTCTCGTCGGCCTTCACCTCCACGGTGCCCGACACGGGCCCGCTCGCGGGCGCGGCGCCACCGCCGCTGGGTTTCTCGGTCTTGTTGCAGGCGACGACGGCGAGCGCGAAGGAAATGACGAGGGCGGTCTTCATGGCGGCCGGATCTTGGCGCCCGAAGGCCCCGAAGTCCAGCCGCGACCCGCGACCTGGAGCTCGGCGCCGAAGCCCCCGAGGTCCACCGCGCCCCGGCGCTCCACCGCGAGACCCAGAGCCGCCAGCTTCTTCGCAGAGAGCGCCGGCAGGGGCGAGAGCCAGACCAGGCGCCCACCGGGCTCGAGGCAGCGCCCGACGTTCTCGAGGAAAGCCACCATCAGGTCCGCGAGCTCGCCGTGGCGTGCCACCCGGCGGCCCATCGGGGGATTCGTGATGACCAGCGTCACGCCGACGGGGTGGTGGCTCTGGGCCTCGCCCCGGACGAGCTCCGCGTGGAGCCCGGCGCGGCGCAGGTTCTCCCGGGCGGCGTCCAGCGCAGACGTGGAGACGTCGGTGCCAATCAGGCGCTGGAACGGCCCGAGCAGTCCGCGCTCGCACAGCTCGAGACCGCTGCCGACGAACGGATCCCAGACCACGTCGTCGGCGCGCACGCCCGCCACTCGCGCCAGCGCCGCGGCCACCGTCGGGTGCGACGCCGCGGGGACGTCGCGTCCTCGATAGCCGAAGCGGAGCTCCTCGTCGGGACGCGCGACCAGGACCACGCGTCGCGCGCCCTCGTCGACGCGCGCTTCCCAGAGTGCGCTTCTCGGGTCGTTGACCAAGAGCCCGGGGTCGAGCGCCTCTGCGATGCGGAACGTGCGCGCGCGTTGGTGGCCACCTTCGCGCCAGGCCAGGCGGAAGCGTGGGATCCCCGACGAAAGCGCGCGGAGCAGCGGGGCCGCCGACTCGAGAGCCGCCACCACGCTCGCGTCGGGCGAGCGCGCGGGTCGGAGCGGGAGCTCGAGACCCACGTCGAGGGCGGCGCGGAGCAGGAAGAGCGGCCGGAGCGCTCCCGCCCACGGCAGCACCACCTCGCTCGGGGAGCGCTCTGCCGCGGCGGGCAGTCCGCGCTCGCGCGCCTCGTCGAGCAGCACCGGCCCGAGCCCGTGGCGGCAGCCGAGCACCACGGTCACCTCGCGCGCGAGTGGTCGGTCGAGATCGAGCGTGCTCGGGCCGTGCTCGGCGCTGCGCCCCAGCATCACCAGCGCTCGCCCGCGCCGTCGCTCGAGCTCCGGGTCGTCCGCCGAGAGGGCCGAGAGGAAGCTCCCGCTGTCGGCGCCGCCGACCTTGCCCAGCGCCTCCGCCAGCGCCCGGCGCTCGGGCAGCGCAGAGCGCTCCCAGCGTCCGAGCAGCGCCGCCTCCACGCCGGGACCCCCGACCTTGCCGAGCCCGGTGATCGCGGCCCGCTGCACGCGCGGATCGGCGTCGCCCAGCAGCTCGAGCAGCGCGTCGCGCAGCGCGTCGGGATGCTCTGCTGCGACCCGCGCCACGACGCGAGCCAGGCGGAACCGGGCGGCGGCGGCTGCGCTCGGGAGCGCCGCTCGCGCCGCTTCGGCGCCGGGCGGCCCAGCGCGGGCGAGGGCGCGCTCCGCGGCCTCGGCCGTGTCGTCGTCGGAGCCAGAGAGCAGCGCAGAGAGCGCCGCGAAATGCCGCGCGCCGGGCGTGAAGCCGGTGCTCTGCCAGTCCGCTGGGAGCTCGCTTCGGCGCTTCAGGCTGGGCCCTCGGTCTTGCAGTTTGCGCTGCAACCGTCCCCGTTCTTCTTGTTGCCGTCGTCGCACTCTTCTTGAGGCGTCTGCTTGATGCCGTCGCCGCAGCGGGGTCCCAGCTTGCAGCCGGTGTCGCACTCGCCGTAGCCGCCGTCGTTCACGCCGTCGTCGCAGGCCTCGCCGAACAGGCTGTCCACCACGGCGTCGCCGCAGAAGCCGCCCTTCTTGCAGCCCGGCGCGCAGCCGCCGTACGGCGAGAGGTTCACGCCATCGTCGCACTCTTCTTGCGGGCTCTGCACGCTGCCGTCGCCGCAGTGCGGGCCCTTCTTGCAGTCGCTGGTGCAGCTGCCGTAGCTGCCGTCGTTCTTGCCGTCGTCGCAGGCCTCGTTCGGCGTCTTGATGCCGTCACCACAAACGCTCTGACAGCTCGACGTGCTGCTGACGAAGCCGGAGAGCGTGAGCTTGTAGTTCGACTGCGTGGTGTGGCGCTCGGCCTGGAACACCACGATCTCGTAGACCTTACCCACGGTCAGGCCCAGTTGGGCAGCATTGGCCGCGTCCAGCGTGACGCCGCCGCTCATCGCGCCGTGCACGCCGCCGAGATCCACGGCCAGCTGCTTCTTCACGAAGACCCAGACGTCGTCGTCGCCGGTGAAGTCCAGCTGCTCGCCGCCCTTGTACTCGAACCAGTAGCGGACCTCGCTGGTGAAGTGGAAGTTCTGGCTGTTGCCCTCGTTGCCCCAGCCCAGGCCGTTCAGCGGGAAGAAGTTGGTGTTGTTGTACTGGTAGGCGCCGCCGGCAATCTGCGTCAGCGTGAGCGTCTGCAAGATGGTCTGGTTGACGCCGGCCACGTCCGAGTACCACTGATCGAAATTCGCCGCGCCGGTGGTGGTGGGGGTCGTGGTCGCGGAATTGTACTGGGGTTTGCCGTTCGCCTTCAGCGTGTTGGAAACGATGCCCAGGTCGACGCCGAGGAAGTCCTCGAAGTCCGGGTGCGCGATCTTGAAGTCTCGGAGCACGATGGGCAGGACCAGCTGCGTGCCGCCGCCGCTGGGCGTGTCGGTGCACTGGAAGCCCGGCTCCACCTGGCAGGTGGCGGAGCAGCCGTCGCCGCTCACCGTGTTGCCGTCCTCGCACTGCTCGTTGTCGCTCGGCAGCTTCAGGCCGTCGCCGCAGGTGCTCGAGCACTCGCCGGCGCTGCAATTCGGCTCCTTCACGCAGAACGGCGTGCAGCCGTCGCCCATGTCGTTGTTGCCGTCGTCGCACTGCTCGGTGCCTTCGGGCTTGCCGTCGCCACACACCGTCTTCTCGCAGGCGGTGCCCGGCGTAGGACACTTCCAGCCCTTCTCGAGCTTGCAGCTCGGATCGCAGCCGTCACCCGCCAGCTTGTTCTTGTCGTCGCACTTCTCGCTGCCGGCGAGCAGGCCGTCGCCGCACTCCGCGGCCTCGCAGGCGGCGCCCGGCGTGGGGCACTTCCAGCCGGCCTCGACCTGGCAGGTCGCGTCGCAGCCGTCACCCGCGGCCGAGTTGCCGTCGTCGCAGGTCTCGTTTCCGCTGATCTTGCCGTCGTCGCACTTGACCGTGGACACGCAGGCTTGCCCCGGGGTGGGGCAGGCGAAGTCGTTCTCGATGGCGTCGCAGTTCGCGGCACAGCCGTCGCCGGAGACGCCGTTGCCGTCGTCGCACTTCTCACCGGGGTCGATCTTGCCGTCGCCGCAGGCCGGGCCCGCGTCGGAGCCGCAGCTCTCGTCCGCGCAGGCGTCGGGATCTCCGCCGCTGCCGCCGGCGCTGCTGTCGATGTTGATGCCGCCGCCGCTGCCGCCCGTGCCGCCGCTGCCGCCGCCGGCGGAGGCATCGCCGCCGCTGCCGCCGTCGGGTTTCTTCGCGACCTCGGAGTCACCGCCGCAGCTCGACGAGACGACGCCGGCGAGGAACAGCGAGCCCAGGGCGAACAGCAGGGTGGGGGAGGGTCGCGCGCGCATGATCCGGTAGCATAGCCCGGGACTCGCCGCGGGTCACAGCTGGCTGGTGTAGCCGCGGAGCTTCCAGGCTGGCAGGTACACGTCGGCGCACTGGCCGTGCTGCCAGCCCGGCAGGGTCGGCGGCGTGCCGATCGCGTCGAGCGTGGTGAAGGTGCAGATCTGCGCGAAGGTCGTGTCGTCCGTGATGGCAACGCGCGCGCGGACGCTGTCCGCGGTGACGGAGCGATAGAAGCCCGCGGGGAGCGTCGGCAGCGGGATGCTCTTCGACGTACCGGGGTAGGTGAGGCGCCCTTCCGTCGAGGCGTTGGACCAGAGCACGAAGAGCTCGCTTCCATCGTAGCCCGCCGCGGCGGTGAGGTAGCCCGTCGATGGCGCGGTCAGTAGTGTGCCGTTGCCGGTGCCCAGCTGGTCATCGTTGGCCTGGAGGTCCCAGGCATAGAACGGGCCGTTCAGGGTGTCGCCCCAGAGCATCGCCGCCTTGTCCGGGCGGCGTGCGTAGGCGAAGGCCAACTTCGCATACGGGTGAGTCACTTTCTTCGTCGTTCCGCTCGCGGCCAGCGTGACGGCGTCCAGGATGTCCACCTGCCCGTTGTTGGCGCCGTCCTGCCAGAGCACCCGCGGCGAGCCGTCGGAGTCCACCGCGATGGCGCGCGCGTCGCCCGCCGAGAGCGGGTTCGTCAGCTCGGGGCCGTTGACCAGCAGCGCGCCGGTGCTCGCGTCGATCTTCTTCACCACCGCCTTGATCCCGGCGAAGTAGAGCAGGTAGGCGTGCTTCGGCCCGCCACCCCCGGTACCTCCGCTCGCTCCGCCGCCACCCGGTGCCCCGCCACCACCCGGTGCCCCGCCACCACCCGGTGCCCCGCCGCTGCCGCTGCTGCCGCCGCTGCCGCCGCACTCGCAAGGTCCCCAGGCAGAGCCGTCCTGGAGACAGACCTGGCCTCCGGCGCACGACGCGGGTCCGACGCAGGACTGCGTCGAGCCCGGGCTGCACGTTCCGGCGCCGCCGGCGCCCGCGGGGTTCGACGACTCGCTGGAGCAGCCGGTGACCAGAGCCAGCGTGGTGAGCAACGCGAAGCGAAGCATGGCGGCGAGGATACGCGATGCGGGCGTCGCTCAGAAGCTTCCTCGGAGCGCCCCGCCACCCCAGCCCGGCACGAGCGTCAGCGTGGTGCGCTGGGGCTTCGGTTTCGAGACCAGGAGCGCGATGCCGACGCCGGTGGCGAGCACCCCGGCGCCGAGGCCCACGAAGCCCCCGGTCCGTACCGCCTTCCAGGTCGCGATGGAGTCCACCTCGTCCTGAGCTGCGAGCTTCTGCCCGGGCTTGGCCTCGGCGCAGCCGTCCGTCCCGCTCCGAACGGCGCACAGATCGGTCAAGCGATCGCGGTGGGCCGAGACGTTGCTGCTCGCGACGAGCGCCGAGGCGCCGCCCAGCACCGCCAGGCTCGCGCCCCCCACGGTCAGCGTCCAACCGAGCGTCCGATCTGGCGGTGGCGGCTCGGGTTTGGGTGCCTCGGGCCCCGGCGGCTGCCAAGACGGCGGCGCGGCGACCGGCGGGCCCGCGCTCGGGCTCGCCGTGAAGTCGGCCAGAGCCAGCGCGCCGGCGGTCACCGTGAGCTCGCGCTGATCTCGATCCCCACCGGCGCGAAGCTCGATCCGCCGCTTGCCGGCGAACACCACCAGCGGCTTGCCGAGCGGTAGCGTGCCGCGCCAGCGCGCGGCGAGCCAGATCTCCGCCCCTTCGGGGCCGCGCACGTCGACGCGCCCCATCGCCCTCTCGTGCTCGGCGATGAAGGCGCGGGCCTTGTCCGCCGCCGCACCCTCGAGCCCGAGGCCGAGCGCGGCTTCGTAGGCTTCGAGCGCGACGTCGTCCTGCTTCAGGCGCGCGGCAGCGGCGCCCAGCTCGTACTTGCTCTCCTTGGTGGCGCGGATGCGGTCGGCCTCCGCGAACAGGTCGATGGCCGCCTGCCAGCTCGCCGGATCGTTGGTGTCGAGGGCGCGCTCCTTGGCGGCGATGGCTCGGGTGAAGGCCGCGTCGTATTCGTCGGCCAGAGCGGGGGCGCTCCAGAGCAGGAGCACGAGTGAGAGCAGCCCTCGCGTCCTCTTCACTGGCAGACTTCCGCGGCGCACACCATGCTGGCGCACTCGGAGGAGCGCGTGCACGGCGCGCCCTTGGGCTTGCCCTTCGGGGGCGGTGGCTTGGCGGAGGCGGTCGGCGCCGCCGACGGCGCCGACGAGGCGATGGGCTTACCGCGCGGGCTCGCTGGCGTCGGCGCCAGGTTCGCCTCCGGCGCCGGCTCGGCGCTGGGGAGCTCGGCGGCGCGCTCGGGCTCCGTCGGCGCGAGCGGGGCGGCGGCTGGCGCAGGCGGATCGGCGCTCGGGGTCGGGCTCGCCGGCGTCGCGCTCGTGCGCAGGCCGATGACGGCCACCGCGCCGACGGCGATCAGCGCGAGCGCGGCGACGCTGGCGATGGTCCGCGCGCTGCCCTTGTGGGCTGGAAGATCCCGGCGGCTCTCGATCACCTGCGCGTCCTCGCTCTTCTGCGGGAACAGCGGCGGCGGCGGCGCGCTGATGCTGGTGGCGGCGGTGACGCGCCCGGTGGTGGCCCCGGTGCGAACGCTCTCGCGGACCCGGCGCACCAGCGCCGAGACCCCGTCGGGGCGGCGTTCGGGCCGCGTGGAGAGCGCTTCCATCACGGTGCCCGAGAGCGTGTCCGGCACGGCCGCGCCCGCCTCCAGCGGCGAGAGCGGATTCAGGCGCGCCTGCACGTTGGTCACGTCGCTCCACGGCAGCCGCCCCACCAGCATCGCGTAGAACACCACCGCCAGCTCGTACACGTCGGTGCTCTTGCTGGCGGGCGCGCCGAAGAAGCGCTCCGGCGCCATCGTGGCCGGCGTGCCGCGAGCGATGCCCGCTTGGGTGGTGGTCGACGCCGGCGCGTCGATCTCCTTGGCGATGCCGAAGTCGAGGAGCTTCACGGCCCGCGCGCCGTCGACCAAGAGCAGGTTCTCCGGCTTCAGATCGCGGTGCAACAGGCCCGCGTCGTGGAGCGCCTCGACCGCGCTCGCGAGCTGCTCGAACAGATCGAGCGCGTGGGCCAAGCCGAGGGCACCCCTGGCCGACAGGTGATCCGCCAGCGTCTCGCCCTCGCAGCGGCGCATCACCAGGTACGGTAGCCCGTCGGGCAAGCGACCGGAGCCGAGCACCTCGACCACGGCGCGATGTCGCACGCGCTCGAGCATCTTGGCCTCTTCCAGGAATCGCTCTTGCTCTCTCGGGGTGAGCTCGCGCTCCCGCGGCACCTTGAGCGCGACTTCTTCACCGTTCCACAGCGCGGCGTAGACGACGGCGCTGCCGCCTTCACCCAGGACGCCCTGGATGGAGAACGGGCCCAGCTCCGCCGGGATTACCGCTGTGGGTTCGGAAGCCGCCACCGCCCGGAGAATAGTGCATCTCCGGGGTCGGGCAACGCGGGGTGGTCAGCGCTGTGCCAGCTCGGTGCAAGAGCCGCGGATTTCGATCTCCTTGGTGCTGTCCTTGACCTCGACGTTGGCCACGCCGTTCTCGCTCTGATCCACGATCCAGAACAGGTCGCCGGGCCGGAAGGAGTGGCTCTGGACCGAGTTGCTGCTCGCGGTCGAATAGGTACCGCTACCGAATTTCGGCTTCTGCCCGAAGAACACCTTCACGGTCTTTCCGCAGGTGTTTCGGATCGTGACGCTGACGCTGCTCGGCGCGGCCGGCTTGGCTGCGCTCTCGGCGACCGATTCAGTGCTCGGCGTGGCCGCGCCGGGGCTCGGAGCGGCCGTGGCCGGACTGCCGGCCGCGGGCGTCGTCGCCGCGCCCGGCTGAGCCATCATCCCGCCGTAGGCGCCGAGCGACGTGCAGCCCGCGAGGGCGGCCAGGAACAGGGGAGCGAAGGAAAACGCGAGCTTCATTTTTGTGGTCTCCGTGTGAGCGAGTCGGCCGCCCCTGAGCAACGCATGTGCCACCAGAAATCTCCGCGATTCGCGGCGTGGTAGCTCCTGACCTGGGGCTTCGATCCCGCAGGTTGACGCCGGATTGGGGCATGCGCGCCACAGCCGCGATATGCTCGCGCCGCCATGCGCCTGACCCGCACCACGAACCACATCCCGGTGGCGGCGGGGCCCCGGCCGACCCGGCTCTCGGTGCTGCACGGGCCGGAGGCGGGCCTCGAGGTCGCGGTGCCGCCGGTGGGCGTGGTGGTGGGCGCGGACGCGTCCGCGGATGTGGTGCTCACCGACCAGTCCGTGTCACGCCGGCACTGCTCGCTCGTGCCCAAGGACGACGGCTTCGAGGTGACCGATCTCGGCTCACGCAACGGCACGTTGTTGGATGGAGTGTCGATCCAGAAGGCCGTAGTGCCGGTGGGTGCGGTTCTGCGCGTGGGCGGCACGTTGATCCAGCTCGTGCCCGCCGACGACGCGGTGCTCATCCCGCCGAGCACGCAGCCGAGCTTCGGGGCGCTGGTCGGCAGCAGCTTGGCGATGCGCCAGGTCTACGCCGTGCTCGAGCGCGCGAGCGCCTCGAACGCGCCCATCCTGCTGCTCGGCGAGAGCGGCACCGGCAAGGAGCTGGCCGCCCGCGCCGTGCACGAGCACAGCCCGCGCAAGGACGGGCCGTTCGTGGTCTTCGACTGCGGCGCGTCGAGCGAGACGCTGATCGAGAGTGACCTGTTCGGGCACGTGAAGGGCTCCTTCACCGGCGCCCACGTCGATCGACCGG contains:
- a CDS encoding HEAT repeat domain-containing protein: MQRKLQDRGPSLKRRSELPADWQSTGFTPGARHFAALSALLSGSDDDTAEAAERALARAGPPGAEAARAALPSAAAAARFRLARVVARVAAEHPDALRDALLELLGDADPRVQRAAITGLGKVGGPGVEAALLGRWERSALPERRALAEALGKVGGADSGSFLSALSADDPELERRRGRALVMLGRSAEHGPSTLDLDRPLAREVTVVLGCRHGLGPVLLDEARERGLPAAAERSPSEVVLPWAGALRPLFLLRAALDVGLELPLRPARSPDASVVAALESAAPLLRALSSGIPRFRLAWREGGHQRARTFRIAEALDPGLLVNDPRSALWEARVDEGARRVVLVARPDEELRFGYRGRDVPAASHPTVAAALARVAGVRADDVVWDPFVGSGLELCERGLLGPFQRLIGTDVSTSALDAARENLRRAGLHAELVRGEAQSHHPVGVTLVITNPPMGRRVARHGELADLMVAFLENVGRCLEPGGRLVWLSPLPALSAKKLAALGLAVERRGAVDLGGFGAELQVAGRGWTSGPSGAKIRPP
- a CDS encoding cupredoxin domain-containing protein; translation: MKTALVISFALAVVACNKTEKPSGGGAAPASGPVSGTVEVKADENGFTPSNITLKKGESATLRFKRTTEDTCADKVVFPDLKITKDLPVNQPVEIAIDTKEAKTLGFECGMGMYKSKVVIQ
- a CDS encoding serine/threonine protein kinase produces the protein MAASEPTAVIPAELGPFSIQGVLGEGGSAVVYAALWNGEEVALKVPRERELTPREQERFLEEAKMLERVRHRAVVEVLGSGRLPDGLPYLVMRRCEGETLADHLSARGALGLAHALDLFEQLASAVEALHDAGLLHRDLKPENLLLVDGARAVKLLDFGIAKEIDAPASTTTQAGIARGTPATMAPERFFGAPASKSTDVYELAVVFYAMLVGRLPWSDVTNVQARLNPLSPLEAGAAVPDTLSGTVMEALSTRPERRPDGVSALVRRVRESVRTGATTGRVTAATSISAPPPPLFPQKSEDAQVIESRRDLPAHKGSARTIASVAALALIAVGAVAVIGLRTSATPASPTPSADPPAPAAAPLAPTEPERAAELPSAEPAPEANLAPTPASPRGKPIASSAPSAAPTASAKPPPPKGKPKGAPCTRSSECASMVCAAEVCQ